One genomic region from Burkholderia latens encodes:
- a CDS encoding ABC transporter substrate-binding protein, with protein sequence MNTTTIARRARRIALALGLTLSAAAVAAPVSLNVVDVAGNLQLTQKAIDAFKEKNPNLVANVTFTNAPAPQLPGKIKAMQAAGRADIDLVLTGTDALAAGIEQNLWLKLLPDNASAFPGVLDKYAPGPRKMQDLAQGFGLEVTYMPAGPLLEYNPAKVSDPPKTPDQLLAWCKAHPNKLIYARPANSGPGRTFLMGLPYVLGDKDPHDPINGWDKTWAFLKQLNECVPYYPGGTSAVMKELGEGTRDMTVTVTGWDLNPRALGIVPADFRVQAFDNMTWVNDAHYMVIPKGVPKDKLDVLFKLMNFLLEPAQQAMTYDDGYFYPGPAVKGVTLEMAPAHSQEVIRKFGRPEYAKLLADRPHVQPLSAQAMVAAFQKWDREIGSQKSK encoded by the coding sequence ATGAACACAACCACGATCGCGCGCCGCGCCCGCCGGATCGCGCTGGCGCTGGGCCTGACGCTGTCGGCGGCGGCCGTCGCGGCGCCGGTGTCGCTGAACGTCGTCGACGTCGCGGGCAACCTGCAGCTCACGCAGAAGGCCATCGACGCGTTCAAGGAAAAGAACCCGAATCTCGTCGCGAACGTCACTTTCACGAACGCGCCCGCGCCGCAGCTGCCGGGCAAGATCAAGGCGATGCAGGCGGCGGGACGCGCGGACATCGATCTGGTACTGACCGGCACCGACGCGCTGGCCGCCGGCATCGAACAGAACCTGTGGTTGAAGCTGCTGCCCGACAACGCAAGCGCATTTCCCGGCGTGCTCGACAAGTACGCGCCGGGCCCGCGCAAGATGCAGGATCTCGCGCAGGGGTTCGGCCTCGAAGTGACCTACATGCCGGCCGGCCCGCTGCTCGAATACAACCCGGCGAAGGTCAGCGATCCGCCGAAGACGCCCGACCAGCTGCTCGCGTGGTGCAAGGCGCATCCGAACAAGCTCATTTACGCGCGCCCGGCGAACTCCGGCCCCGGACGCACGTTCCTGATGGGGCTGCCATACGTGCTCGGCGACAAGGATCCGCATGATCCGATCAACGGCTGGGACAAGACCTGGGCGTTCCTGAAACAGTTGAACGAATGCGTGCCGTACTACCCGGGCGGCACGTCGGCGGTGATGAAGGAGCTCGGCGAAGGCACGCGCGACATGACCGTCACCGTCACCGGCTGGGACCTGAACCCGCGGGCGCTCGGCATCGTGCCGGCCGACTTCCGGGTCCAGGCGTTCGACAACATGACATGGGTCAACGACGCCCACTACATGGTGATCCCGAAGGGCGTGCCGAAGGACAAGCTCGACGTGCTGTTCAAGCTGATGAATTTCCTGCTCGAACCGGCACAGCAGGCGATGACCTACGACGACGGTTATTTCTACCCGGGCCCGGCAGTGAAGGGCGTGACGCTCGAGATGGCGCCCGCGCACAGCCAGGAAGTGATCAGGAAATTCGGCCGCCCCGAGTACGCGAAACTCCTCGCGGATCGTCCGCACGTGCAACCGCTCAGCGCGCAGGCGATGGTCGCCGCATTCCAGAAGTGGGACCGCGAAATCGGTTCGCAGAAGTCGAAATGA
- a CDS encoding VOC family protein, producing the protein MALIDHLDHLVLTCVDPERTTHFYTKVLQMQLETFGTGRIAFRFGNQKINLHVRGAEFEPKAHVPVPGALDVCFIASVPLDDVIAHLQRVGWPIVDGPVERTGATQKIRSVYVRDPDLNLIEISELA; encoded by the coding sequence ATGGCGCTGATTGACCATCTCGACCACCTCGTGCTGACCTGCGTCGATCCGGAGCGGACAACGCACTTCTATACGAAAGTGCTGCAGATGCAGCTCGAAACCTTCGGCACGGGCCGGATCGCGTTCCGCTTCGGCAATCAGAAAATCAATCTGCACGTGCGCGGCGCGGAGTTCGAGCCGAAGGCGCACGTGCCGGTGCCCGGCGCGCTCGATGTGTGCTTCATCGCGTCCGTGCCGCTCGACGACGTGATCGCGCATCTGCAGCGCGTCGGGTGGCCGATCGTCGACGGGCCCGTCGAGCGCACGGGTGCAACGCAAAAGATCAGGTCCGTGTACGTGCGCGATCCGGACCTGAACCTGATCGAGATCTCCGAGCTGGCCTGA
- a CDS encoding CaiB/BaiF CoA transferase family protein yields the protein MTRPLDGIRVLELGQLIAGPFAGRMLAEFGADVIKVEPPGVGDPLRKWRLMHDGTSVWWAVQSRNKRSVALDLRTPEGQDVVRRLVAETDVLIENFRPGTLEGWGLGWDVLSDINPGLVMLRVSGFGQTGPYRDRPGFGVIAEAMGGLRHLSGEPGRTPVRVGVSLGDSLSALHGVIGILLALRHRDLQGGNGQVVDVALYESVFNMMESLLPEYAAFGAVRQAAGSSLPGIAPSNAYRCRDGRYALIAGNGDSIFRRLMEVIGRPDLGNDPALAHNDGRVAQVARIDAAIGEWSARRDLDDVLAALNDARIPSGRIYDVADIAADPHYRARDMIVDAALPDGTPVLVPGVVPKLGATPGSIERPAPALGADTGAVLESLGIDAATRADWRARGVI from the coding sequence ATGACGAGACCGCTGGACGGCATCCGCGTACTGGAACTCGGCCAGTTGATCGCCGGGCCGTTCGCAGGCCGGATGCTCGCCGAATTCGGCGCGGACGTGATCAAGGTCGAGCCGCCCGGCGTCGGCGACCCGCTGCGCAAATGGCGGCTGATGCACGACGGCACGTCGGTCTGGTGGGCTGTGCAGTCGCGCAACAAGCGCTCGGTCGCGCTCGACCTGCGCACGCCCGAAGGGCAGGACGTCGTGCGGCGCCTCGTCGCCGAAACGGACGTGCTGATCGAGAATTTCCGCCCGGGCACGCTGGAGGGCTGGGGGCTCGGCTGGGACGTGCTGTCCGACATCAACCCCGGCCTGGTGATGCTGCGCGTGTCCGGTTTCGGCCAGACCGGCCCGTATCGCGACCGGCCCGGCTTCGGCGTGATCGCGGAGGCAATGGGCGGCCTGCGGCACCTGAGCGGCGAACCGGGCCGCACGCCGGTGCGCGTCGGCGTGTCGCTCGGCGATTCGCTGTCGGCGCTGCACGGCGTGATCGGCATCCTGCTCGCGCTGCGGCATCGCGATCTGCAGGGCGGCAACGGTCAGGTCGTCGACGTCGCGCTGTACGAATCGGTGTTCAACATGATGGAAAGCCTGCTGCCCGAATACGCGGCGTTCGGCGCGGTGCGCCAGGCGGCCGGCAGCAGCCTGCCCGGCATCGCCCCGAGCAACGCGTACCGGTGTCGGGACGGCCGGTACGCGCTGATCGCGGGCAATGGCGACAGCATCTTCCGGCGCCTGATGGAGGTGATCGGGCGCCCCGATCTCGGCAACGACCCGGCGCTCGCGCACAACGACGGGCGTGTCGCGCAGGTCGCGCGCATCGATGCGGCGATCGGCGAATGGAGCGCGCGGCGCGACCTCGACGACGTACTGGCCGCGCTGAACGACGCGCGCATCCCGTCCGGGCGCATCTACGACGTGGCCGACATCGCGGCCGACCCGCATTACCGCGCGCGCGACATGATCGTCGACGCCGCGCTGCCCGACGGCACGCCCGTGCTCGTGCCGGGCGTCGTGCCGAAGCTCGGCGCGACGCCGGGATCCATCGAGCGTCCGGCACCGGCACTCGGCGCCGATACGGGCGCGGTGCTCGAATCGCTCGGCATCGACGCCGCGACACGCGCCGACTGGCGTGCGCGCGGCGTGATCTGA
- a CDS encoding hydroxymethylglutaryl-CoA lyase, translated as MNRQTKRLYIHEVATRDGFQNEAAFVDTDDKIALVDALSACGYAKIEVTSFTSPNAIPALRDAEAVMHGIVRAPAVVYTALVPNVRGAERALSCGVDEVNLVMSTSESHNRANLRMTREQSFAQLHDVIDAVRGTGIAINVSLSTAMGCPMEGDVRAETVLAWMQRFADLGVHGFTLCDTTGMAYPSQVRDLARRARERFGALQLTLHFHNTRGMALANTLAALDAGIDRFDASLGGLGGCPYAPGATGNACTEELVHMLALDGYDTGVDLAAVLAAAARLPALIGHDVPSQLLKAGRRSDLHPPPRAHAGDRPAQRTFLVNRSEAHGAD; from the coding sequence ATGAACCGGCAGACCAAACGGCTCTACATCCACGAAGTCGCGACGCGCGACGGATTCCAGAATGAAGCGGCGTTCGTCGATACCGACGACAAGATCGCGCTCGTCGACGCATTGAGCGCATGCGGCTACGCGAAGATCGAAGTCACATCGTTCACGTCGCCGAACGCGATTCCGGCGCTGCGTGACGCCGAGGCCGTGATGCACGGCATCGTGCGTGCTCCGGCGGTCGTCTATACGGCGCTCGTGCCGAACGTGCGCGGTGCCGAGCGTGCGCTGTCGTGCGGCGTCGATGAAGTCAACCTCGTGATGTCGACGAGCGAGAGCCACAATCGCGCGAACCTGCGGATGACGCGCGAGCAGTCGTTCGCGCAACTGCACGACGTGATCGACGCGGTGCGCGGCACCGGCATCGCGATCAATGTGTCGCTGTCGACCGCGATGGGTTGCCCGATGGAAGGCGACGTGCGCGCGGAAACCGTGCTCGCGTGGATGCAGCGTTTCGCGGATCTCGGCGTGCACGGCTTCACGCTGTGCGATACGACCGGAATGGCGTATCCGTCGCAGGTGCGCGATCTCGCCAGGCGCGCGCGTGAACGCTTCGGCGCGCTTCAACTCACGCTGCACTTTCACAACACGCGCGGGATGGCGCTTGCCAACACGCTTGCCGCGCTCGACGCCGGCATCGATCGCTTCGACGCATCGCTCGGCGGCCTCGGCGGCTGCCCGTACGCGCCGGGCGCGACGGGCAACGCATGCACGGAAGAGCTCGTGCACATGCTCGCGCTCGACGGCTACGACACGGGCGTCGATCTCGCGGCCGTGCTCGCCGCGGCTGCACGGCTGCCCGCGCTGATCGGGCACGACGTGCCGAGCCAGCTTCTGAAGGCCGGGCGCCGATCGGACCTTCATCCGCCGCCGCGCGCGCACGCCGGGGACCGGCCGGCGCAGCGGACTTTTCTCGTGAACAGGAGCGAAGCGCATGGCGCTGATTGA
- a CDS encoding ABC transporter permease, translating to MATDNHAAPAWPPKHSPPGAQPVNAMKPQKMRGNLAGRAWKALVWGLMAFFLLNVMLLIATVAVNSIATRWFGTPLPQGFTLHWYAKAWEDFQLASVLWVTVEVVGAVVLLSVALGVPAAYALARVQFRGKRFALLVFLLPLMVPPVTYGIPMATVMYKVGLAGTLPGVILANLVPALPFVILVMTPFIEQIDPNLEAAARIFGANTWRYFRYVLLPLLVPGMLAAGLLVLVRTIGMFELTFFTAGPSTQTLVVALYYAVFSTGVRAPQSIDAMAMIYMAITLVWVVIALQFVSPTQLVSRVKQERQ from the coding sequence ATGGCGACCGACAATCACGCAGCGCCGGCGTGGCCGCCGAAGCACAGCCCGCCCGGCGCCCAGCCCGTCAACGCGATGAAGCCGCAAAAGATGCGCGGCAACTTGGCCGGCCGTGCGTGGAAGGCGCTCGTATGGGGGCTGATGGCGTTTTTCCTGCTGAACGTGATGTTGCTGATTGCGACCGTCGCGGTGAACTCGATCGCGACGCGCTGGTTCGGCACGCCGCTGCCGCAGGGCTTCACGCTGCACTGGTATGCGAAGGCCTGGGAAGACTTCCAGCTTGCGAGCGTGCTGTGGGTGACGGTCGAGGTGGTCGGCGCGGTGGTGCTGCTGTCGGTCGCGCTCGGTGTGCCGGCCGCGTATGCGCTCGCGCGCGTGCAGTTCCGCGGCAAGCGGTTCGCGCTGCTGGTGTTCCTGCTGCCGCTGATGGTGCCGCCCGTTACCTACGGGATTCCGATGGCGACCGTGATGTACAAGGTCGGACTCGCCGGCACGCTGCCGGGCGTGATCCTGGCAAACCTCGTGCCGGCGCTGCCGTTCGTGATCCTCGTGATGACGCCGTTCATCGAGCAGATCGATCCGAATCTCGAGGCCGCCGCGCGCATCTTCGGCGCGAACACGTGGCGCTATTTCCGCTACGTCCTGCTGCCGTTGCTGGTGCCCGGCATGCTCGCTGCGGGGCTGCTCGTGCTCGTGCGCACGATCGGGATGTTCGAGTTAACGTTTTTCACCGCGGGCCCGAGCACGCAGACGCTCGTCGTCGCGCTGTATTACGCGGTCTTCTCGACCGGCGTGCGCGCGCCGCAGTCGATCGACGCGATGGCGATGATCTATATGGCGATCACGCTCGTGTGGGTCGTGATCGCGCTGCAGTTCGTCAGCCCGACGCAACTCGTCAGCCGGGTGAAACAGGAGCGGCAGTAG
- a CDS encoding ABC transporter ATP-binding protein: MKHSFERLRLDGVCRSFTNAEGAQVAALNGLDLDIHRGEFIALLGPSGCGKSTALNCIAGLQPLTSGGIWLDDTRIDVLPPERRGFGMVFQNYALFPHMSVLDNVGFGLKMRGVPKQETRRRAQQALELVQLVGHEGKLPGQLSGGQQQRVAIARAIVIEPPLVLMDEPLSNLDTKLRIEMRAEIRRIHTQLERATIYVTHDQDEALSMADRIVVMKEGVVQQVASPKDVYTRPHNLHVARFMGYRNVLPFTLEGMAGDYVNVGSAGVRIAGVPMAGFDGKDVLVALRPDDIERAAPGADNAFDATVETVKYGGRDSLVRAIAPFGAIWARMAGEFSPGEPLRLRVAPARTLVYPGGGQ, encoded by the coding sequence ATGAAGCACAGTTTCGAACGGTTGCGGCTCGATGGCGTGTGCCGCAGCTTCACCAACGCGGAGGGCGCGCAGGTCGCCGCACTGAACGGACTCGATCTAGACATCCACCGCGGCGAATTCATCGCGCTGCTCGGCCCGTCGGGCTGCGGCAAGTCGACCGCGCTGAACTGCATCGCCGGGCTGCAGCCGCTCACGAGCGGCGGCATCTGGCTCGACGACACGCGCATCGACGTGCTGCCGCCCGAGCGCCGCGGCTTCGGGATGGTGTTCCAGAACTACGCGCTGTTTCCGCACATGTCGGTGCTCGACAACGTCGGCTTCGGCCTGAAGATGCGCGGCGTGCCGAAGCAGGAGACACGGCGGCGCGCGCAGCAGGCGCTCGAACTCGTGCAGCTCGTCGGCCATGAGGGCAAGTTGCCCGGGCAACTGTCGGGCGGCCAGCAGCAGCGCGTCGCGATCGCGCGTGCGATCGTCATCGAGCCGCCGCTGGTGCTGATGGACGAGCCGCTGTCGAACCTCGACACGAAGCTGCGCATCGAGATGCGCGCGGAGATCCGACGCATCCACACGCAGCTCGAACGCGCGACGATCTACGTCACGCACGATCAGGACGAGGCGCTGTCGATGGCCGACCGGATCGTCGTGATGAAGGAGGGCGTCGTACAGCAGGTCGCGTCGCCGAAGGACGTATATACGCGCCCGCACAACCTGCACGTCGCGCGCTTCATGGGCTATCGCAACGTGCTGCCGTTCACGCTGGAAGGAATGGCCGGCGACTACGTGAACGTCGGTTCGGCCGGTGTGCGTATCGCCGGTGTGCCGATGGCCGGCTTCGACGGCAAGGACGTGCTGGTCGCGCTGCGCCCCGACGACATCGAGCGTGCGGCACCGGGCGCCGACAACGCGTTCGATGCGACCGTCGAGACGGTGAAGTACGGCGGCCGCGACTCGCTGGTTCGTGCGATCGCGCCGTTCGGCGCGATCTGGGCGCGCATGGCTGGCGAATTCTCGCCAGGCGAGCCGCTGCGGTTGCGCGTGGCGCCGGCGCGCACGCTCGTCTATCCGGGAGGCGGGCAATGA
- a CDS encoding glutathione S-transferase N-terminal domain-containing protein, which yields MPDLSAFPITKKWPAQHPDRLQLYSLPTPNGVKVSIMLEETGLPYEPHLVRFDTNDQLSPEFLSLNPNNKIPAIIDPNGPDGRPLPLFESGAILIYLADKTGQLIPKDLAGRYETIQWVMFQMGGIGPMFGQVGFFHKFAGRDYEDKRPRDRYVAESKRLLGVLDAHLANRNWVMGDTYTIADIAIFPWVRNLVGFYEAGDLVGFSEFRHVARALDAFVARPAVARGLNIPARD from the coding sequence ATGCCCGATCTGTCCGCCTTCCCGATCACGAAAAAATGGCCGGCCCAGCATCCCGACCGTCTCCAGCTTTATTCGTTGCCGACGCCGAACGGCGTCAAGGTGTCGATCATGCTCGAGGAGACCGGCCTGCCGTACGAGCCGCACCTCGTGCGCTTCGACACGAACGACCAACTGTCGCCCGAATTCCTGTCGCTGAATCCGAACAACAAGATTCCGGCGATCATCGACCCGAACGGTCCCGACGGCCGGCCGCTGCCGCTGTTCGAATCGGGGGCGATCCTCATCTATCTCGCGGACAAGACTGGCCAGTTGATCCCGAAGGATCTGGCGGGCCGCTACGAGACGATCCAGTGGGTGATGTTCCAGATGGGCGGCATCGGCCCGATGTTCGGCCAGGTCGGCTTCTTCCATAAATTCGCGGGCCGCGACTACGAGGACAAGCGTCCGCGCGACCGCTACGTCGCCGAATCGAAGCGGCTGCTCGGCGTGCTCGACGCGCATCTCGCGAACCGCAACTGGGTGATGGGCGATACGTACACGATCGCCGACATCGCGATCTTCCCGTGGGTGCGCAACCTCGTCGGCTTCTACGAGGCGGGCGATCTCGTCGGCTTCAGCGAGTTCCGGCATGTCGCGCGAGCGCTCGACGCGTTCGTCGCGCGTCCGGCCGTTGCGCGCGGGCTCAATATCCCGGCACGCGACTGA
- a CDS encoding ABC transporter permease, with translation MSTLATGGAPRDAKAWLVTPALAFIVALFIYPFAYGLVLSFQPMNGGGALANYVQFFTDTAMWPTVLVTLKLAVPATLINVGISVPVAFALRRNSPYQKFVTTLLVIPVTLGTVLVADGMLTYFGPNGWFPQALQGLHLYTDEVRLTHNYWGVLLSLIVSGFPFAFLLMLSYISGIDPTLARAAATLGANPWQQFRRIYLPLLVPGLTMAACLSFVQSFSVFPSAVLLGAPAGPTRVISIAAAEAAFESYDYSLASAIAIVMGFVQLLVVASMLGARRFFYTGPVTGGKG, from the coding sequence ATGAGCACGCTCGCGACCGGCGGCGCGCCGCGCGACGCGAAGGCGTGGCTCGTCACGCCCGCGCTCGCGTTCATCGTCGCGCTGTTCATCTACCCGTTCGCATACGGTCTCGTGCTGTCGTTCCAGCCGATGAACGGCGGCGGCGCGCTAGCGAACTACGTGCAGTTCTTCACCGACACCGCGATGTGGCCGACGGTGCTCGTCACGCTGAAGCTCGCGGTGCCGGCGACGCTGATCAACGTCGGGATCTCGGTGCCCGTCGCGTTCGCGCTGCGCCGCAATTCGCCGTACCAGAAGTTCGTGACGACATTGCTCGTGATTCCGGTCACGCTTGGCACGGTGCTCGTCGCGGACGGGATGCTCACGTACTTCGGCCCGAACGGCTGGTTCCCGCAAGCGCTGCAGGGGCTGCATCTGTACACGGACGAAGTGCGCCTCACGCACAACTACTGGGGCGTGCTGTTGTCACTGATCGTGTCTGGGTTTCCGTTCGCATTCCTGCTGATGCTGTCGTACATCAGCGGCATCGACCCGACGCTCGCGCGCGCCGCGGCCACGCTCGGTGCGAATCCATGGCAGCAGTTCCGGCGGATTTACTTGCCGCTGCTCGTGCCGGGGCTCACGATGGCCGCGTGCCTGTCGTTCGTGCAGTCGTTTTCGGTGTTCCCGTCGGCCGTACTGCTCGGCGCGCCGGCCGGGCCGACGCGCGTGATTTCGATCGCAGCCGCCGAAGCCGCGTTCGAGAGCTACGACTATTCGCTCGCGTCGGCGATCGCGATCGTGATGGGCTTCGTGCAGTTGCTGGTGGTCGCATCGATGCTCGGCGCACGCCGCTTTTTCTATACCGGTCCGGTCACGGGAGGCAAGGGCTGA